Proteins encoded together in one Catellatospora citrea window:
- a CDS encoding polyprenyl synthetase family protein, whose product MSVVAELLEPFPFRQGDLEHSRLEEGVQHTLAHYARWRDGNPAAIGSHVEQYTAQLRAIAGRHTPAAALLRRVHPPRRRRELRDQALLELNYFGVYNLSEVPDPADVARGEVLARAHARTAREVVEGIERGRGVAGVVESLERRFPTLRGVAETRWLAERLDRLHRTLPETVVQAGAMGKVVRTLVGVLAIGGYDTRDAGRAAVREHLTRILPGAYAYGAAYAVIDDSFQDLPGEHMLPRERDRLHRLILRGLSTGGAIDPADVPDHPLAEEMHDLYGIALQVYPFATHRHLYHAAESMYLAQHRDAARRPDELRDGGLEAAYPDIFLKAGLSRVVANILGRRRLDDGFYARCLNTIFLSQFKDDLVDREEDRQAGRLTPFTHPGDGRTNPLLDLFAYDAYVVEQVYGGDPVAREALTGVGAIKLATHLCADPPGTLRLLDQYPVTPEIAGFLRTAAGVPRRVLPQLTTADLRLKREAAAVMGRRDPNSVDARTFVLDRLPRINEIVHNCHAQVNAAELAPILAYTMDGPAKRLRPALTLMLAEGLGVRGDMPESLLGAIELFHTASLIFDDLPAQDDATLRRGRPAAHTVFDEGSVQLAAISMLSSGFGMLARLDRHYPAHRVTDVVAYVGTVLGPQRLCRGQYLDLRYARDASPVTGEDILEMYRLKTSTMVEAALVPLLMLLDRPRVEIELVTRYADHAGIVFQARDDILDATASSEQLGKDSGNDVGKANLVRVYGLAQARRLMEQHRDAAVDSCAALPFDTRLLQGIVEHFAARGR is encoded by the coding sequence ATGAGTGTCGTCGCGGAGTTGCTGGAGCCGTTTCCGTTCCGGCAGGGCGATCTCGAGCACAGCAGGCTTGAGGAGGGCGTACAGCACACGCTGGCGCACTATGCCCGCTGGCGGGACGGGAACCCGGCGGCGATCGGGTCGCATGTGGAGCAGTACACCGCGCAGCTCAGGGCGATCGCCGGGCGGCACACGCCGGCGGCCGCGCTGCTGCGTCGGGTCCACCCGCCGCGGCGGCGGCGGGAGCTGCGTGACCAGGCGCTGCTGGAGCTGAACTACTTCGGGGTGTACAACCTCAGCGAGGTGCCCGACCCGGCCGACGTGGCCCGGGGCGAGGTGCTGGCGCGGGCGCACGCCCGGACGGCACGCGAGGTGGTCGAGGGCATCGAGCGCGGGCGGGGCGTCGCCGGAGTGGTGGAGTCGCTGGAGCGGCGCTTCCCGACGCTGCGCGGGGTCGCCGAGACGCGCTGGCTGGCCGAGCGGCTGGACCGGCTGCACCGCACGCTGCCGGAGACGGTGGTGCAGGCGGGGGCGATGGGCAAGGTGGTCCGCACGCTGGTGGGGGTGCTGGCCATCGGGGGGTACGACACCCGTGACGCGGGCCGGGCCGCGGTGCGCGAACACCTCACCCGGATCCTGCCCGGCGCGTACGCGTACGGGGCCGCGTACGCCGTCATCGACGACAGCTTCCAGGACCTGCCCGGCGAGCACATGCTGCCGCGCGAGCGGGACCGGCTGCACCGGCTGATCCTGCGCGGCCTGTCCACCGGCGGCGCGATCGATCCCGCCGACGTGCCCGACCATCCGCTCGCCGAGGAGATGCACGACCTGTACGGCATCGCGCTGCAGGTCTACCCGTTCGCCACGCACCGGCACCTCTACCACGCGGCCGAGTCGATGTACCTGGCCCAGCACCGCGACGCGGCCCGCCGACCCGACGAGCTGCGCGACGGCGGGCTGGAGGCGGCGTACCCGGACATCTTCCTCAAGGCCGGGCTGAGCCGGGTGGTGGCCAACATCCTCGGCCGGCGCCGCCTCGACGACGGCTTCTACGCCCGCTGCCTCAACACGATCTTCCTGAGCCAGTTCAAGGACGATCTCGTCGACCGCGAGGAGGACCGCCAGGCCGGGCGGCTGACGCCGTTCACGCACCCCGGCGACGGCCGCACGAACCCGCTGCTCGACCTGTTCGCCTACGACGCGTACGTCGTCGAGCAGGTGTACGGCGGCGATCCGGTCGCCCGCGAGGCGCTGACCGGCGTCGGCGCGATCAAGCTGGCCACCCACCTGTGCGCCGACCCGCCGGGCACGCTGCGGCTGCTCGACCAGTACCCGGTGACTCCGGAGATCGCCGGGTTCCTGCGTACGGCGGCCGGGGTGCCGCGGCGGGTGCTGCCCCAGCTGACCACCGCCGACCTGCGCCTCAAGCGGGAGGCGGCCGCGGTGATGGGCCGCCGCGACCCGAACAGCGTCGACGCGCGCACGTTCGTGCTGGACCGGCTGCCGCGCATCAACGAGATCGTGCACAACTGCCACGCCCAGGTCAACGCGGCTGAGCTGGCCCCGATCCTGGCGTACACGATGGACGGACCCGCCAAGCGGCTGCGGCCCGCGCTGACGCTGATGCTGGCCGAGGGGCTGGGCGTGCGCGGCGACATGCCCGAGTCGCTGCTCGGCGCGATCGAGCTGTTCCACACCGCCAGCCTGATCTTCGACGACCTGCCCGCGCAGGACGACGCCACGCTGCGCCGGGGCCGCCCGGCCGCGCACACCGTGTTCGACGAGGGCAGCGTGCAACTCGCCGCGATCTCGATGCTGTCCTCCGGGTTCGGCATGCTGGCCCGGCTCGACCGGCACTACCCGGCGCACCGGGTCACCGACGTCGTCGCGTACGTCGGCACGGTGCTGGGCCCGCAGCGGCTGTGCCGCGGCCAGTACCTGGACCTGCGCTACGCCCGCGACGCGTCGCCGGTCACCGGTGAGGACATCCTGGAGATGTACCGGCTGAAGACGTCGACGATGGTGGAGGCCGCGCTGGTGCCGCTGCTGATGCTGCTGGACCGGCCGCGCGTCGAGATCGAGCTGGTCACCAGGTATGCCGACCACGCGGGCATCGTGTTCCAGGCCCGCGACGACATCCTCGACGCGACCGCGTCCAGCGAGCAGCTCGGCAAGGACTCCGGCAACGACGTGGGCAAGGCCAACCTGGTCCGGGTGTACGGGCTCGCGCAGGCGCGGCGGCTCATGGAGCAGCACCGCGACGCCGCGGTGGACAGCTGCGCCGCGCTGCCCTTCGACACCCGCCTGCTGCAGGGCATCGTCGAGCACTTCGCCGCCCGGGGGCGGTGA
- a CDS encoding alpha/beta fold hydrolase, whose translation MTTFVLVPGMWLGAWAWQDVASRLAEAGHDPRPVTLSGVAERAAEATPQTDLDTHVADVVALVEGADLRDVVLVGHSYGGMVVSVAAGLLAARLRRVVYVDSGPLPEGTSQFDTNLPEQQDRILAEIGDGFLAPVPPFRPDPDDPSLAGLDADMLALLRERATPHPFASARQPVHYRPDFATVPSALISCMFPAAQVHEMIAAGHPYFALLAGADVLELPTGHWPMLSRPTDLAMLLSTL comes from the coding sequence ATGACGACATTCGTACTCGTGCCGGGCATGTGGCTCGGGGCATGGGCCTGGCAGGACGTGGCATCGCGGCTGGCGGAGGCGGGCCACGATCCGCGGCCGGTGACGCTTTCCGGGGTCGCGGAGCGGGCCGCCGAGGCCACGCCGCAGACCGATCTGGACACCCACGTCGCCGACGTCGTCGCGCTGGTCGAGGGCGCGGATCTGCGGGACGTGGTGCTGGTCGGGCACAGTTACGGCGGCATGGTGGTGTCCGTCGCGGCGGGACTGCTGGCCGCGCGGCTGCGCCGGGTGGTGTACGTGGACAGCGGCCCGCTGCCCGAGGGCACGTCACAGTTCGACACGAACCTGCCCGAGCAGCAGGATCGCATCCTCGCCGAGATCGGCGACGGCTTCCTCGCGCCCGTGCCGCCGTTCCGGCCGGACCCCGACGATCCGTCCCTGGCCGGCCTCGATGCCGATATGCTCGCCCTGCTGCGCGAACGCGCCACCCCGCACCCGTTCGCCTCGGCCCGCCAGCCCGTGCACTACCGCCCCGACTTCGCCACGGTGCCGTCCGCGCTGATCAGCTGCATGTTCCCGGCCGCCCAGGTGCACGAGATGATCGCCGCCGGTCACCCTTACTTCGCCCTGCTCGCCGGTGCCGACGTCCTCGAACTGCCCACCGGCCACTGGCCCATGCTCAGCCGCCCGACCGACCTGGCCATGCTCCTCAGCACGCTGTAG
- a CDS encoding DivIVA domain-containing protein, which yields MHPRPNFTVVLRGFDRTEVDALLDKVSRGELNLAGGTVFDFTVVLRGYDREQVNAYLGRLAAPDAADGP from the coding sequence ATGCACCCCCGACCGAACTTCACCGTCGTCCTGCGCGGCTTCGACCGCACCGAGGTCGACGCCCTGCTCGACAAGGTGAGCCGCGGCGAGCTGAACCTCGCCGGCGGCACCGTGTTCGACTTCACCGTCGTCCTGCGCGGATATGACCGCGAGCAGGTGAACGCCTACCTGGGCCGCCTGGCGGCGCCGGACGCGGCCGACGGTCCCTGA
- a CDS encoding NADH:flavin oxidoreductase/NADH oxidase: MTVLGQPLELRGVTLPNRIAMSPMCQYSAGPDGLPTDWHLTHLGARAVGGAGLIIAEASAVLPEGRISPRDAGIWSPAHVDAWRPVTAFVTAQGAVPAIQLAHAGFKASTYWPFAQERGGVPDADGGWQPTGPGTEPFLPAYRAPRALDEAGIAAVIAAFAQAAIYAIDAGFRAVEIHAAHGYLLHEFYSPLTNHRTDGWGGDRAGRTRLAVAVATAVRDAVGPDVPVLARVSATDWTDGGWAVTDTVALARELVAAGVDLIDCSSGGAVPHADIPIGPGYQAPLAEQVRRDAGVPTGAVGLITEPEQAERIVADGQADLVLIGRELLRDPYWPRRALAKLGGQPHWPDQYARAF; the protein is encoded by the coding sequence GTGACCGTACTCGGCCAGCCCCTCGAACTGCGCGGCGTGACGCTGCCCAACCGCATCGCGATGTCGCCGATGTGCCAGTACTCGGCCGGGCCGGACGGCCTGCCCACCGACTGGCACCTGACCCACCTGGGCGCCCGCGCGGTCGGCGGGGCCGGGCTGATCATCGCCGAGGCCAGCGCCGTGCTGCCGGAGGGCCGGATCTCGCCGCGCGACGCCGGCATCTGGTCCCCGGCGCATGTGGACGCCTGGCGGCCGGTGACGGCGTTCGTGACCGCGCAGGGGGCGGTGCCCGCGATCCAGCTCGCCCACGCCGGGTTCAAGGCGTCCACGTACTGGCCGTTCGCGCAGGAGCGGGGCGGGGTCCCCGACGCCGACGGCGGCTGGCAGCCGACCGGGCCCGGCACCGAGCCGTTCCTGCCCGCGTACCGTGCGCCCCGGGCCCTCGACGAGGCCGGCATAGCCGCGGTGATCGCCGCGTTCGCGCAGGCCGCGATATACGCGATCGACGCCGGCTTCCGGGCTGTGGAGATCCATGCGGCGCACGGCTACCTGCTGCACGAGTTCTACTCGCCGCTGACCAACCACCGCACCGACGGCTGGGGCGGCGACCGCGCCGGGCGCACCCGCCTGGCCGTGGCGGTCGCGACGGCGGTGCGCGACGCCGTCGGCCCCGACGTGCCGGTGCTGGCCCGGGTCTCCGCGACCGACTGGACCGACGGCGGCTGGGCCGTCACCGACACCGTCGCCCTGGCCCGCGAGCTGGTCGCGGCCGGGGTCGACCTGATCGACTGCTCCTCGGGTGGTGCCGTCCCGCACGCCGACATCCCGATCGGCCCCGGCTACCAGGCCCCGCTGGCCGAGCAGGTGCGCCGGGACGCCGGGGTGCCCACCGGCGCGGTCGGCCTGATCACCGAACCGGAGCAGGCCGAGCGCATCGTCGCCGACGGCCAGGCCGACCTGGTGCTGATCGGGCGGGAGCTGCTGCGCGACCCGTACTGGCCGCGCCGGGCGCTGGCCAAGCTCGGCGGCCAGCCGCACTGGCCGGACCAGTACGCCCGCGCCTTCTGA
- a CDS encoding GPGG-motif small membrane protein translates to MELLLWILAVVLVVSGIVSLARRQILWGIVLIVIGLLVGPGGVSIFS, encoded by the coding sequence ATGGAGCTTTTACTGTGGATCCTCGCCGTGGTCCTGGTCGTTTCCGGGATCGTCTCGCTGGCACGACGCCAGATCCTGTGGGGCATCGTGCTGATCGTGATCGGTCTGCTGGTCGGACCGGGTGGCGTGAGCATCTTCTCGTAG